Proteins co-encoded in one Sus scrofa isolate TJ Tabasco breed Duroc chromosome 14, Sscrofa11.1, whole genome shotgun sequence genomic window:
- the MAP10 gene encoding LOW QUALITY PROTEIN: microtubule-associated protein 10 (The sequence of the model RefSeq protein was modified relative to this genomic sequence to represent the inferred CDS: inserted 1 base in 1 codon) produces MAAELSERLFSLELLVDWVRLEPGLLLQPVVALEEQEEKEEAEAEEASQPRRSRGLCLAVAFRLLDFPTLLVYPPGGPASPAPEPRPGLVSFGRGKSCLFRLHPATLHRLLLQTPLYTLLLQLRPGRPTPAPLLLGACSISLAAAARRVLGPAASGCSQGYRGSFPLHNQEGERIGDIALGYRLTDLGSSLLGHLEQPVTSTGVGVAVEVSSQTLQEKQQPKQLNSEPHPGDADKPLVDVNISTAQKDLKDHSKAKSGNTGSVENGKTNSLICSNASSERRVSPPDQEETELDMETNIICPPPLYYTHLTQEKTPPKQGKITIESQMNASEELDGTFPEEKLVNPPAHTNPSEHTNSATQERPPGLINLPHVQDTGASNQTTYPPQSEQNRINTIRQLPLLNALLVELSLLYSQPMASPSHIHPHLAWLYRTEDKRSPEFSAKSTCKSESKKDELFRGEKEKTVSLQYRRSQTENLKKGKHFEKKGGALPKRVPKGKLLYGLTNTLKLRLKQTNPGMLAVHEKREQYRKMQAQMLDAKLRIPSSKVKVFSFAEQHQLPKDKNESDAFFAXNSDTSKQISVVLDHSSTTQETQLKCATEKTVDCGENRTSDDLLEEIVDSSNSIVSEKFVHADILKGEVKVHSLGVFQEVALVDRTIVGEELGDKQVRTIDNDIPTADAYMSEKNPSKSSCCESISEMKYSDDFTSPCCSEDSNRILQARDNSPGTENPKHSQHTSKSSETRLSMRKNSSEQSSILSPPFSAGSPLLSNKRFHFAKTEDKSLEEASRISTSDFSSSLWTEEKENQTFMHKVIKRDQGSSTELKTRTGCKSSEKSQSPRTSQVSSYLPSNLSELELNVLDSSTSHHFEEDSDDIGPLNISKQCKDICELVVNKLPGYTV; encoded by the exons ATGGCGGCCGAGTTGTCTGAGCGGTTGTTTTCGCTGGAACTGCTCGTCGATTGGGTACGCCTTGAACccgggctgcttctgcagcccgTAGTCGCgctggaggagcaggaggagaaagaggaggcggAGGCAGAAGAGGCATCGCAGCCGCGGCGCTCGCGCGGTCTGTGTCTCGCCGTGGCCTTCCGCCTGCTGGACTTCCCCACGCTGCTGGTTTACCCTCCCGGCGGCCCCGCCTCCCCCGCTCCCGAACCTCGACCGGGCCTGGTCAGCTTCGGTCGCGGCAAATCCTGTCTCTTCCGCCTGCACCCCGCCACCCTGCACCGCCTGCTTCTTCAGACGCCGCTTTACAccttgctgctgcagctccgcCCTGGGCGCCCGACTCCTGCCCCGCTGCTCCTGGGGGCCTGCAGCATCTCTCTGGCCGCTGCAGCCCGCAGGGTCCTGGGGCCCGCCGCCTCCGGCTGCTCCCAGGGTTATCGGGGAAGCTTCCCTCTGCATAACCAAGAGGGGGAGCGGATTGGGGACATTGCCCTGGGCTACCGTCTGACTGATCTGGGAAGCAGCTTGTTGGGTCATCTGGAGCAGCCAGTCACTTCCACGGGAGTCGGAGTGGCAGTAGAGGTCAGTTCCCAGACCTTGCAGGAGAAACAGCAGCCGAAGCAGCTGAACTCAGAGCCACACCCAGGAGATGCTGATAAGCCTCTGGTGGATGTGAACATCTCAACAGCACAGAAGGATTTGAAGGACCACAGTAAGGCCAAGTCTGGTAACACAGGTTCTGTGGAGAATGGCAAAACCAACTCTCTTATTTGTTCAAATGCTAGCAGTGAGAGGCGCGTTAGCCCCCCAGATCAGGAAGAGACAGAGTTGGACATGGAAACCAACATAATTTGCCCTCCTCCTCTGTATTACACTCATCTGACCCAAGAAAAGACACCTCCTAAACAGGGTAAAATTACTATTGAGTCTCAAATGAACGCATCTGAGGAACTGGATGGTACTTTTCCTGAAGAAAAACTTGTAAATCCCCCAGCACATACCAATCCTTCAGAACATACAAATTCTGCAACGCAGGAGAGGCCTCCTGGGCTTATAAATCTTCCACATGTTCAGGATACAGGAGCCAGTAACCAAACTACATACCCTCCTCAGAGTGAACAAAATAGAATTAATACTATAAGGCAGCTGCCTTTGTTAAATGCTTTGTTGGTTGAGTTGTCCCTGTTATACAGCCAACCCATGGCAAGCCCTTCTCATATACACCCTCACTTAGCCTGGTTATATAGAACTGAGGATAAGAGGTCGCCAGAATTTTCTGCCAAATCCACATGTAAATCCGAATCAAAGAAGGATGAGCTTTTTCggggggaaaaggaaaagacagtgaGTCTTCAGTATAGAAGGAGCCAAACTGAAAATCTCAAGAAAggtaaacattttgaaaagaaaggtGGTGCCCTCCCAAAAAGAGTTCCAAAGGGAAAGCTACTTTATGGCTTAACAAATACACTTAAACTACGTTTAAAGCAAACAAACCCTGGTATGTTGGCAGTACACGAAAAGAGAGAACAGTATAGAAAAATGCAAGCCCAGATGTTAGATGCAAAACTCAGAATTCCATCATCCAAAGTTAAGGTATTCAGTTTTGCAGAACAACATCAACTGCCTAAAGATAAGAATGAATCAGATGCATTTTTTG GAAATAGTGATACCTCAAAGCAAATTAGTGTAGTTTTGGATCACTCCAGCACAACTCAAGAAACTCAGCTGAAATGTGCAACTGAAAAGACAGTTGATTGTGGTGAAAATAGAACCAGTGATGATTTATTGGAAGAAATTGTGGATTCTTCAAATTCGATTGTCTCAGAAAAATTTGTTCATGCAGACATTCTGAAAGGGGAAGTGAAAGTCCACAGTTTGGGTGTTTTCCAAGAGGTTGCACTTGTTGACAGAACTATAGTAGGTGAAGAGCTAGGTGATAAGCAGGTCAGAACCATTGATAATGACATTCCTACTGCTGATGCATATATGAGTGAAAAGAATCCAAGTAAAAGTAGTTGCTGTGAAAGCATCTCAGAGATGAAGTATTCAGATGACTTCACCAGCCCTTGCTGTTCTGAAGACAGCAACAGAATTTTACAAGCTCGTGATAACAGTCCAGGGACAGAAAATCCAAAGCATAGTCAACATACAAGTAAGTCGAGTGAAACAAGATTGTCCATGAGGAAAAATAGCAGTGAACAGAGTTCTATTCTTAGCCCACCTTTTTCAGCTGGATCACCATTACTCTCAAATAAAAGATTTCACTTTGCAAAGACTGAAGATAAAAGTTTGGAGGAAGCATCTCGTATCTCTACTAGTGATTTCTCTTCATCACTTTggactgaggaaaaagaaaaccagacatttaTGCACAAAGTTATAAAAAGGGATCAAGGCAGCTCTACTGAACTTAAAACAAGAACTGGTTGCAAGTCCTCAGAAAAAAGCCAGTCACCTCGGACATCTCAAGTGAGTTCTTATCTGCCGTCTAATTTGTCAGAACTAGAACTTAATGTCCTGGATAGCAGTACATCACATCACTTTGAAGAAGACAGCGATGACATTGGTCCACTAAACATTTCCAAGCAATGCAAAGATATTTGTGAATTAGTAGTAAATAAACTTCCAGGATATACAGTGTAA